A genome region from Anopheles stephensi strain Indian chromosome 2, UCI_ANSTEP_V1.0, whole genome shotgun sequence includes the following:
- the LOC118506043 gene encoding ubiquinone biosynthesis O-methyltransferase, mitochondrial-like — protein sequence MLPQQSIRLLRHTVLLKRTCRGFSSPSETIRTQYSNVDQREVDNLSKQSTEWWDPQGPIRGLHAMNALRVPLIRDGLITTGAVEKALVRKPDVLANLNILEVGCGGGILTEALAKLNSKVVGIDPSEKLINVAKQHAKDDKSLDPEQIQYHVETIEQHAAKNAERYDAVVASEVLEHVNDKVAFIEQCLAALKPGGSMFITTINKTTPSWLGAIVGAEQVFKLVPEGTHDWDKFVSPLDVQRILSSYNCNTILVHGMFYQFWSNQWCWTKNTEINYALHAVKMREE from the exons ATGTTACCTCAACAGAGTATTCGTCTATTACGCCACACAGTATTGCTTAAAAG AACGTGCCGAgggttttcttcgccttcagaAACCATTCGTACGCAGTACAGCAATGTGGACCAGCGGGAGGTGGACAATCTTTCCAAACAATCCACCGAGTGGTGGGATCCGCAAGGACCGATCCGCGGGCTACACGCGATGAACGCCCTGCGTGTTCCGTTGATTCGCGATGGATTAATCACGACCGGTGCTGTTGAGAAAGCGCTTGTCCGCAAACCGGACGTTCTCGCCAATTTAAACATTCTCGAGGTGGGCTGTGGTGGAGGAATCCTGACCGAAGCGCTTGCCAAACTGAACTCGAAGGTAGTCGGTATCGATCCCAGCGAAAAGCTGATTAACGTGGCAAAGCAACATGCCAAAGACGACAAATCGCTCGACCCGGAACAAATCCAGTATCATGTGGAAACCATCGAACAACATGCGGCGAAGAATGCTGAACGATATGATGCTGTGGTAGCTTCCGAGGTATTGGAACACGTAAACGATAAGGTTGCGTTTATCGAACAGTGTCTAGCAGCTCTAAAACCAGGAGGATCCATGTTTATTACCACGATCAACAAAACGACCCCTTCGTGGCTGGGTGCCATAGTTGGTGCCGAACAAGTTTTCAAACTAGTCCCCGAAGGAACGCACGATTGGGATAAGTTCGTTTCGCCACTCGATGTGCAGCGAATTCTCTCCAGTTACAACTGCAACACTATTCTGGTTCACGGAATGTTTTATCAGTTTTGGTCCAATCAGTGGTGCTGGACGAAGAACACTGAGATAAATTATGCACTGCATGCAGTTAAAATGCGGGAAGAGTAA
- the LOC118506044 gene encoding M-phase phosphoprotein 6-like, with translation MSTKMNKVQLSKGILQMKFMSRTKEKLDKEADDERGRALYASEITDKMLSETIKYVIEPSYVPCEDLIEGRISYGGMNPEIERIIEIESGVDVAKREREEAAKKAKMETDVPDAEMARFYSSVMQTMNKKYDSHKKRLQHPLPLNIKRST, from the exons ATGTCCACTAAAATGAATAAAGTACAGCTGTCGAAGGGTATTTTGCAGATGAAATTTATGTCGCGGACTAAGGAAAAACTGGACAAAGAAGCGGATGATGAACGAGGACG TGCACTGTACGCTAGTGAAATTACAGACAAAATGTTATCTGAAACTATAAAATACGTTATCGAACCTAGTTACGTTCCATGCGAAGATCTGATCGAGGGACGTATAAGCTACGGTGGTATGAATCCAGAAATAGAGCGAATAATCGAAATCGAATCCGGCGTGGACGTCGCGAAACGTGAGCGAGAGGAAGCTGCCAAGAAGGCAAAAATGGAAACGGATGTGCCGGATGCAGAAATGGCCCGATTCTACTCTAGTGTAATGCAAACGATGAACAAGAAGTACGACAGTCACAAAAAGCGTTTGCAACACCCACTGCCATTAAATATAAAACGATCCACTTAA